One window from the genome of Ailuropoda melanoleuca isolate Jingjing chromosome 5, ASM200744v2, whole genome shotgun sequence encodes:
- the LOC100479771 gene encoding histone H4 — translation MSGRGKGGKGLGKGGAKRHRKVLRDNIQGITKPAIRRLARRGGVKRISGLIYEETRGVLKVFLENVIRDAVTYTEHAKRKTVTAMDVVYALKRQGRTLYGFGG, via the coding sequence ATGTCTGGTCGCGGCAAGGGCGGGAAGGGCCTGGGCAAGGGGGGCGCCAAGCGCCACCGCAAGGTGCTGCGCGACAACATCCAGGGCATCACCAAGCCCGCCATCCGGCGGCTGGCCCGGCGCGGCGGCGTCAAGCGCATCTCCGGCCTCATCTACGAGGAGACCCGCGGGGTGCTCAAGGTGTTCCTGGAGAACGTGATCCGGGACGCCGTCACCTACACGGAGCACGCCAAGCGCAAGACGGTCACGGCCATGGACGTGGTCTACGCGCTCAAGCGCCAGGGCCGCACCCTCTACGGCTTTGGGGGCTAA
- the LOC117802250 gene encoding histone H4-like: MNTNRPALRCLVTCCWFAFQKAVSGRGKGGKGLGKGGAKRHRKVLRDNIQGITKPAIRRLARRGGVKRISGLIYEETRGVLKVFLENVIRDAVTYTEHAKRKTVTAMDVVYALKRQGRTLYGFGG, translated from the exons ATGAACACGAATA GACCAGCTCTCCGTTGCCTTGTCACTTGCTGTTGGTTTGCTTTTCAGAAAGCCGTGTCTGGTCGCGGCAAGGGCGGGAAGGGCCTGGGCAAGGGGGGCGCCAAGCGCCACCGCAAGGTGCTGCGCGACAACATCCAGGGCATCACCAAGCCCGCCATCCGGCGGCTGGCCCGGCGCGGCGGCGTCAAGCGCATCTCCGGCCTCATCTACGAGGAGACCCGCGGGGTGCTCAAGGTGTTCCTGGAGAACGTGATCCGGGACGCCGTCACCTACACGGAGCACGCCAAGCGCAAGACGGTCACGGCCATGGACGTGGTCTACGCGCTCAAGCGCCAGGGCCGCACCCTCTACGGCTTCGGGGGCTGA
- the H1-1 gene encoding histone H1.1 — LVQTKGTGASGSFKLNKKAASGEVKANPTKVVKAKVTGTSKKPKKVTAAVKKAVKTPKKAKKPAVTKKSSKSPKKPKVVKPKKVAKSPAKAKAVKPKAAKAKVTKPKTAAKPKKAAPKKK; from the coding sequence CTGGTGCAGACCAAGGGCACCGGCGCCTCGGGCTCCTTCAAGCTCAACAAGAAGGCGGCCTCCGGGGAAGTCAAGGCTAACCCTACAAAGGTGGTGAAGGCCAAGGTGACAGGCACTTCTAAGAAGCCTAAGAAAGTCACGGCGGCTGTTAAAAAAGCTGTCAAGACTCCGAAAAAGGCTAAAAAGCCGGCTGTGACCAAGAAGTCGTCCAAGAGTCCCAAGAAGCCCAAGGTTGTGAAACCTAAGAAAGTAGCCAAGAGCCCTGCCAAGGCCAAGGCTGTGAAGCCCAAAGCGGCCAAGGCGAAGGTGACCAAGCCAAAGACCGCTGCCAAGCCCAAAAAGGCAGCGCCCAAGAAAAAGTAA
- the LOC117802189 gene encoding histone H3.1 yields the protein MARTKQTARKSTGGKAPRKQLATKAARKSAPATGGVKKPHRYRPGTVALREIRRYQKSTELLIRKLPFQRLVREIAQDFKTDLRFQSSAVMALQEACEAYLVGLFEDTNLCAIHAKRVTIMPKDIQLARRIRGERA from the coding sequence ATGGCTCGCACGAAGCAGACGGCGCGCAAGTCGACCGGCGGCAAGGCCCCGCGCAAGCAGCTGGCCACCAAGGCGGCCCGCAAGAGCGCGCCGGCCACCGGCGGCGTCAAGAAGCCGCACCGCTACCGGCCCGGCACGGTGGCCCTGCGCGAGATCCGGCGCTACCAGAAGTCCACCGAGCTGCTGATCCGCAAGCTGCCGTTCCAGCGGCTGGTGCGCGAGATCGCGCAGGACTTCAAGACCGACCTGCGCTTCCAGAGCTCGGCCGTGATGGCGCTGCAGGAGGCGTGCGAGGCCTACCTGGTGGGGCTCTTCGAGGACACCAACCTGTGCGCCATCCACGCCAAGCGCGTCACCATCATGCCCAAGGACATCCAGCTGGCGCGCCGCATCCGCGGGGAGAGGGCGTAA